Proteins encoded by one window of Bacillus rossius redtenbacheri isolate Brsri chromosome 3, Brsri_v3, whole genome shotgun sequence:
- the LOC134531219 gene encoding uncharacterized protein LOC134531219: MKKMPPKRDTHYSQAFRDTYTRDFPCILKSSKGTQFAFCSVCRCDINIGHGGRYDINLHVNCSKHLANVKSVAVSSKVSDYFAKNNSTDNAVIRAECMFTNFLVEHNIPLNVSDHAGPLFRKMFPNSEEAKKFGCARTKSTAIVKEMATDATDKIVSNLQTVAFSVATDGSNDSESKLYPLVVTFFDANLKMIVSRLLSLPVLQGDSTGRNIGGLVISELRRLNIPLENLIAFSADNAPAMLGHKNGVAAVLKECLAELVVVGCPCHLINLAAEKAAATLPCQIEDVLVDIYYFLEKSVKRKEKLQKFQVLHGKEARKILKHICTRWLSLGKSLVRLLEQWEPLLSFFNDEVSVQKQQSSLMTYKIPGCDSGKSTISTQIVPVKSKCATSSDSSESGKSVSGTQLFLKKREVKQASFGSSQAAAKKQKLDGTVQKKCTNFNNSVSSAKSTLKNKCSTLSREEKLFMFLSTPSNKAFCLFLVNVTPTFDKVNVLLQSASPQIHNFFFFFRKYRPTTYLPYIFF, encoded by the coding sequence ATGAAGAAAATGCCCCCGAAACGTGATACACATTATTCTCAAGCATTTCGCGATACATACACGCGGGATTTTCcgtgtattcttaaatcaagCAAGGGAACACAGTTCGCATTTTGTTCAGTGTGTAGATGCGACATAAACATTGGGCACGGCGGAAGATATGACATcaatctccacgtgaactgttcaaaacatctcgcaaatgttaaaagtgtcgcagtcagttcaaaggttagtgattatttcgctaaaaataacagcacagacaatgctgtaatacgcgcagaatgtatgtttacaaactttttggttgaacataatattcctttgaatgtttcggatcacgccggcccgttattcagaaaaatgtttccaaattctgaagaagcaaaaaaatttggttgcgcaagaacaaagtcgacggctattgtgaaagaaatggcaacagatgcAACTGATAAAATTGTTAGTAATTTACAAACTGTGGCATTTTCAGTCGCGACCGACGGCAGCAATGACTCTGAATCCAAATTATATCCACTAGTAGTAACATTTTTTGATGCAAATTTGAAAATGATAGTGTCAAGGTTGCTTTCATTACCAGTACTCCAGGGAGATTCTACTGGAAGAAATATTGGGGGGTTAGTTATTTCAGAATTGCGACGTTTGAATATTCCGTTGGAAAATCTAATTGCGTTTTCTGCTGATAATGCCCCTGCAATGTTGGGACACAAAAACGGTGTTGCAGCAGTTTTAAAAGAGTGTCTGGCAGAACTTGTTGTTGTAGGTTGTCCATGCCACCTTATCAATCTCGCCGCAGAGAAAGCAGCAGCTACTCTCCCGTGTCAAATTGAAGATGTTCTGGTTGATATctattattttctggaaaaaagtgtgaaaagaaaagaaaaattgcaGAAGTTCCAAGTATTGCACGGCAAAGaagcaagaaagatattgaaacaCATATGTACAAGATGGTTGTCACTTGGCAAAAGCTTAGTTCGCTTACTTGAGCAATGGGAGCCACTGTTgagtttttttaatgatgaagTATCTGTCCAGAAACAGCAGTCATCACTGATGACTTACAAAATTCCAGGTTGTGATTCAGGAAAGAGTACTATATCGACACAAATTGTTCCAGTGAAATCTAAGTGTGCAACTTCTAGTGATTCATCTGAGAGTGGAAAATCTGTATCAGGTACtcaactgtttttaaaaaaacgtgaagTGAAGCAAGCAAGCTTTGGTAGCTCACAAGCTGCTGCAAAGAAGCAGAAACTGGATGGGACTGTACAAAAAAAGTGCACTAACTTCAATAATAGTGTTTCATCAgcaaaatcaacattaaaaaacaaatgcaGCACTCTTTCACGCGAGGAaaaattgttcatgtttttgtctACACCATCAAATAAAGCATTCTGTTTGTTTTTAGTTAATGTTACACCTACATTCGACAAAGTTAATGTATTGTTGCAGTCAGCATCACCACaaatacataactttttttttttttttcgaaaataccgcccaactacatatttaccttatatttttttttaa